One stretch of Streptomyces sp. A2-16 DNA includes these proteins:
- a CDS encoding glycine hydroxymethyltransferase: MSEQQPLSTESTAFRAALDVIRAVEPRVADAIGQEVHDQREMLKLIASENYASPATLLAMGNWFSDKYAEGTVGRRFYAGCRNVDTVESLAAEHAKELFGARHAYVQPHSGIDANLVAFWSVLAQRVEVPALEKAGVRQVNDLSDADWAELRQAFGNQRMLGMSLDAGGHLTHGFRPNISGKMFDQRSYGTDPATGLVDYDALRASAREFKPMIIVAGYSAYPRLVNFRIMREIADEVGATLMVDMAHFAGLVAGKVLTGDFDPVPHAQIVTTTTHKSLRGPRGGMVLCDDSLKDQVDRGCPMVLGGPLPHVMAAKAVALAEARQPSFQDYAQRIVDNSRALAEGLMRRGATLVTGGTDNHLNLIDVTSSYGLTGRQAEAALLESGIVTNRNAIPADPNGAWYTSGIRIGTPALTTRGLGTAEMDEVAGLIDRVLTTTEPGTTSKGAPSKAQHILDPKVAEEISHRATDLVAGFPLYPEVDLG, encoded by the coding sequence ATGTCAGAGCAGCAGCCCCTGTCCACCGAGTCCACGGCCTTCCGCGCCGCCCTCGACGTGATCCGCGCCGTCGAGCCGCGCGTCGCCGACGCCATCGGCCAGGAGGTCCACGACCAGCGCGAGATGCTCAAGCTGATCGCCTCCGAGAACTACGCCTCCCCGGCCACCCTCCTCGCGATGGGCAACTGGTTCAGCGACAAGTACGCCGAGGGCACCGTCGGCCGCCGCTTCTACGCCGGCTGTCGCAACGTCGACACCGTCGAGTCCCTGGCCGCCGAGCACGCCAAGGAGCTCTTCGGCGCCCGGCACGCCTACGTCCAGCCGCACTCCGGCATCGACGCCAACCTCGTCGCCTTCTGGTCCGTCCTCGCCCAGCGCGTGGAGGTCCCCGCCCTCGAGAAGGCCGGCGTCCGCCAGGTCAACGACCTCTCCGACGCCGACTGGGCCGAGCTCCGCCAGGCCTTCGGCAACCAGCGCATGCTCGGCATGTCCCTGGACGCCGGTGGCCACCTCACCCACGGCTTCCGTCCCAACATCTCCGGCAAGATGTTCGACCAGCGCTCCTACGGCACCGACCCCGCCACCGGCCTCGTCGACTACGACGCCCTGCGCGCCTCGGCCCGCGAGTTCAAGCCGATGATCATCGTCGCCGGCTACTCGGCCTACCCCCGTCTGGTGAACTTCCGGATCATGCGCGAGATCGCCGACGAGGTCGGTGCCACGCTCATGGTCGACATGGCCCACTTCGCCGGACTCGTCGCCGGCAAGGTCCTCACCGGTGACTTCGACCCGGTCCCGCACGCCCAGATCGTCACCACCACCACCCACAAGTCCCTGCGCGGCCCGCGCGGCGGCATGGTGCTGTGCGACGACTCCCTCAAGGACCAGGTCGACCGCGGCTGCCCGATGGTCCTCGGCGGCCCGCTCCCGCACGTCATGGCCGCCAAGGCCGTCGCCCTCGCCGAGGCCCGGCAGCCCTCCTTCCAGGACTACGCCCAGCGGATCGTCGACAACTCCCGCGCCCTGGCCGAGGGCCTGATGCGCCGCGGCGCCACCCTGGTCACCGGCGGCACCGACAACCACCTCAACCTGATCGACGTGACCTCCTCCTACGGCCTCACCGGCCGCCAGGCCGAGGCCGCACTGCTCGAGTCGGGCATCGTCACCAACCGCAACGCCATCCCGGCCGACCCGAACGGCGCCTGGTACACCTCCGGCATCCGCATCGGCACCCCCGCCCTGACCACCCGTGGTCTCGGCACCGCCGAGATGGACGAGGTCGCCGGTCTCATCGACCGGGTCCTGACCACCACGGAGCCCGGCACCACCAGCAAGGGCGCGCCCTCCAAGGCCCAGCACATCCTGGACCCGAAGGTCGCGGAAGAGATCTCCCACCGGGCCACCGACCTCGTGGCCGGCTTCCCGCTGTATCCGGAGGTCGACCTCGGCTGA